The Halanaerobium saccharolyticum subsp. saccharolyticum DSM 6643 genome segment AGTACTTAATTCTACATTATAATTAAAGCCAAAAGCACTATATAATCTATCTACAAGTTTAATTACACCGCTTAATTCTTCTTCAATTTGATCTGGCAGACAGTAAATGTGAGCATCATCTTGAGTAAAACTTCTAACTCTCATTAAGCCATGTAAAGCTCCTGACATTTCGTGACGATGAACTAAGCCTAATTCTGCCATTCTAATTGGAAGTTCTCGATAACTATGCATAGAATCCTTATAAACTAAAATTCCACCAGGACAGTTCATTGGTTTAACAGCATGTGTTTCACCATCTATTTCAGTAAAGTACATATTATCTTTGTAATGATCCCAATGACCTGATTGATGCCAGAGTGATTCATCTAAAATTATTGGAGTTTTAATTTCTTCGTAACCCGCTTTACGGTGTTCTTCTTTCCAGAAGTCAACCAATTCATTTCTTAAAGCCATTCCTTTAGGATGAAAGAATGGAAAACCTCTACCTTCATCTTGAATACTGAAAAGATCAAGTTCTTTACCTAATTTTCTGTGATCACGTTTTTTAGCCTCTTCCATTCTGTTGATGTATTTTTCTAAATCTTTTTCGCTTGCAAATGCTGTACCATAAATCCGCTGCAGCATTTCATTGTTTTCATCTCCACGCCAGTAAGCTCCAGCTACATTCATTAGTTTAAATGCTTTTACATAGCCTGTTGAAGGAAGGTGAGGTCCACGACAGAGATCTACATAATCTCCCTGGAAATAGAGACTAATCATTTCGTCTTCTAACTCCTCTATTAATTCCAGCTTATATTTTTCATTTCTTTCTTCCATTAAAGCTATCGCTTCATCTCTCGGCAGAACTTTTCTTTCAATTTCAATATCTTCGTCAATAATTTTCTGCATTTCTGCTTCAATTTCTACTAGTGATTCTTCGTTGATAGTTTCTTCTAAATTGAAATCATAGTAAAAACCATCTTCTATTGCAGGCCCAATTGCAACCTGAACCTTATCATAAAGTCTTTTAACTGCCTGAGCCATAACATGGGAGGCGGTATGTCTTAAAATTTCTAATGCCTGATCACTATCAATTGTAATAATTGAAAGCTCAACATCCTCTTCGATTGGATAATTAGCGTCTACCTCTTCGCCGTCCACTACACCAGCAACTGCATCTCTACCTAAACCACTACCAATAGAATAAGCTACATCCTTTACTGTTGTACCAGCATCATATTCCTTAACTGATCCATCTGGTAGTGTTACTTTTACTTTTTCCATTTCTTCTCCTCCTTAAAATTTCACTTAAAATTATTTTAAACTATTTTAATACTAAAATCCTTTATAAAACTAAAAAAATCCCTCATCTCAGATTAGAGACGACGGATTGCGCGGTTCCACTCTAGTTAATAATAATTATATAAATTCTAAAATGAAATCTAGAATAAATAAAATTATTATTCACTTAACAGGATAACGGTTTAGCCGGATAGAAATACTTTATTCCTCCTATCTGCTCCAGGGTGGTTTTCAATTTGCTGTTCAGTTATGTGCTTTCAGCCGCCGGCACAATTCTCTTTTAACTGTCAGAAAAATTTACTCTTCCCTATCAAAGCATTTAAATTCTTTATTTTTTATTATTATATTCCTAATTTCTTAAAAAGTCAAATATTTAAGCAAATAAAAAAATCCACAATAAATGTGGAAAAGTGGTGCCGGGGGTCGGGCTCGAACCGACACGGGAATAAATTCCCACCGGATTTTAAGTCCGATGCGTCTGCCAATTCCGCCACCCCGGCCTATACATTATTAAAATGGTGTTGGTAAGTGGATTCGAACCACTGGCCTCTACGATGTCAACGTAGCGCTCTGACCAACTGAGCTATACCAACTTAAAAAATTTAAGTTAGCACTTATTTTAAAATCATCATTTGCTATAATTACTTTAGCAGCATCACTTTTCTTTTTAATAAAATAATAAAAGTTAAATATGTAAAAAAAGTGGTGCCGGGGGTCGGGCTCGAACCGACACGGGAATAAATTCCCACCGGATTTTAAGTCCGATGCGTCTGCCAATTCCGCCACCCCGGCATATATTAAAATATTTAACCTGTAACATTTATGTATTATATCAATAGAATTGCACTTTGTAAAGTAATTATGGAGGCGGCAGACGGATTTGAACCGACGAATAAAGGATTTGCAGTCCTCTGCCTTACCACTTGGCTATGCCGCCCAAAACTGCAATTTAATGGAGCGGGAAACGAGATTTGAACTCGCGACCCTCACGTTGGCAACGTGATGCTCTACCACTGAGCTATTCCCGCACAAAATGGTGGTGAGAGACAGAATCGAACTGTCGACACGTGGATTTTCAATCCACTGCTCTACCGACTGAGCTATCCCACCTAAAATGGCGGAGGAGACGGGATTTGAACCCGCGATCTCCGGCTTGACAGGCCGGCGCGTTAAACCGCTACGCTACACCTCCGTGCTAAGAAGTATCTTAAAAGATAAAAATCTTTTTCACTTCTTAATTATTATATTTACAAATAAAAATGGTGGGCGAAACAGGGCTCGAACCTGTGACCCCCTGCTTGTAAGGCAGGTGCTCTCCCAACTGAGCTATTCGCCCATCTGCAGTAACAAAAGTATAATTACCGCGTCAGCAATAACTAGTATATATAAAAACACAGTTCAAGTCAAAATCTAATATCAGCTATTATCAGTAATTAAATTATTCTATGTTAAATATACTACTAAATACTTGTAAAATCGACTACAGATAATTTTTTCTTAAAAGCTTATTTTTTCTAATTTAATCAATAAACTCTAACTCTAATTGCGGGTTGGAACGGATGTAATTAAAAATTTCTGCAGCAAGTACAGTATTAATATCTGTTTCAATAGAATTATAACTCTCTACAATAGTATTATAAAGTTCTTTAACATTAAACATTATATTATTTGTTCTTAATTTAGCTACTACAGCTTGAATTAACATTTTTTGTCTTTCAGATCTGGGAAGATAATTAGAGCTGCTCCAGCGAACAAAATTCAAAGCTTCTTTTCCAGCTAAAAGGTTATTACCTGCTTTTAAATCGAGTCCTAAACCAGGAACTTTAAC includes the following:
- the thrS gene encoding threonine--tRNA ligase, translating into MEKVKVTLPDGSVKEYDAGTTVKDVAYSIGSGLGRDAVAGVVDGEEVDANYPIEEDVELSIITIDSDQALEILRHTASHVMAQAVKRLYDKVQVAIGPAIEDGFYYDFNLEETINEESLVEIEAEMQKIIDEDIEIERKVLPRDEAIALMEERNEKYKLELIEELEDEMISLYFQGDYVDLCRGPHLPSTGYVKAFKLMNVAGAYWRGDENNEMLQRIYGTAFASEKDLEKYINRMEEAKKRDHRKLGKELDLFSIQDEGRGFPFFHPKGMALRNELVDFWKEEHRKAGYEEIKTPIILDESLWHQSGHWDHYKDNMYFTEIDGETHAVKPMNCPGGILVYKDSMHSYRELPIRMAELGLVHRHEMSGALHGLMRVRSFTQDDAHIYCLPDQIEEELSGVIKLVDRLYSAFGFNYNVELSTKPEKAMGDDALWDEATDALRNAVEKNDLDYEVNEGDGAFYGPKIDFHLEDSIGRTWQCGTIQLDFQMPERFDLSYIGQDGEEHRPVMIHRAIYGSIERFIGILIEHFAGAFPTWIAPVQVEIIPVSDDQIDYALKVKEALSQEKIRVEVDSRSEQVGYKIRDAQVKQIPYMLIVGGREEENETVSVRDRREGDLGTSKLSEFKAKILEEIETMAINQDEL